ccggaagtgatgccgtaacgtcatttttccggaaaacgtagaataatactggattcggcatacggaaatgaaaatcattttatgtattAATCGCAATCtgcgagtaaatttattacaatcgcactgttgctatatttcttaagtcaaaatatgatattaaaacatatcacatgttaaagaattctaaataatgtcttaaaattagcgcgaaatgtccggtttactttaatcatggtcaaatatatcaaaaataagcacactgacctatacattttatctcatcaaattataggccatgcctttatttacaactgtgagaagtttcatcaaaatctacattgtagaacattttctattcgtgaaaatgttataaaaattatgattttcccatagactcccattatgaaatattgcgtaaGGTCCctcttttttcaaatcagtctagcaaaaaatcaagcacacgaccctatcttttttatttgcttaattttctaggtatattctgaagttttgaaaaatcagactttaatcaaattctacattgtagaaataatttcgatccaaacgtgcagaactaccttaaggcagCGGGGATGAAAatcgtttcacattgaaatttATGTATTACAGCTTTTTGTGTACGTAGAAAATTTATTCGGCGCTAATTTCTTATCATCAAACACCCGTTtacattgttattcaatgttcatAGCAGTAAGCGGGACACTTTTGTAATCcataaacagcaagcgtctactgacccCGTTAATTGCTATGTGCATACTAGTCCACTGGAAGAAAACCAAATAGCACCGATTCCAATAAATACCActaattttcaactcgatagtatacattataaatatctgttttatttttcacatgtCTTACCGTAATgctactatcgagttgaaaaaaACATCCATCCGAAAAAGAGATGCAATTTCTTTAATGAGGCTATAGGCCTAATGTATTCTATTAGGTTAAAAAAATCACAGGCCAagcttttaaatttgaagcatttaTCATTAATTAGTGACTGGTTTAGAACTATGATAATAATCTATGTAAATTTGTTAATACAGTATGTTTCAATATGAAtaaagaaattattcaaatacatttttctcTTCATCTTGGTGCAGAATGAGATGTATATCTATACCGTACtttcttttgtttagaatattgTCAAGTGTTCACATGTCgagatttaattttaatgcagTCTAAGACATAACAAGCTTATACATATTCtgtcaggaaggtctaatacagGGAGTAAACACTCCATATCAGTCAATATATTTATCTGTGTTATCCTGtcctaaatttatcaaaatatgtcataaaattcaggagtgtaaaattctttttcacaccactcgccttgcaggactagtagctggtaaaatctactcgcccttagtggacagtcactcgccctaataattgacatttttaatactgtcacgttttatggaaggagtattatgtacaagcaaatttcaaacataatacatagctcgtacactacctttcctttttgattattcagttttgttactcttaaatttccttttcacaccagacatttttctttcactaattttgtcatttccaccatcaagttgctttccataataactgcatcgatagtaaaaatattataatcacagtctaaccccCTACtgtagtttcccaaagtgtcaggaaagtattaaacatcagttattttcattttctcaagacttatttcccgaaaaataatgattttgaaaagtgtcctaaaaaatggacacaataatcatcatccacctacccgtcttgaaagcgaaaaaaaaaggttgacgatcatcggtaattattctgttgataaactaagtaaaaggcctgttttcatcatcaattaacatcctctcaaagagctaaaagaagtgtgtcggtatcatgacatctgaagtgtagatcaaagcggtattgctgcacgagattgtcatggcattacgtcatattacagttttcgcgccctattgtgacctatttgccctcaaggaattttacattatcgtttgagaagaatattttataaaaaaatacatgtataaagattcatttaaaactattaaaaaccgcaacaacatcattttttttttaaaccacatttctatttatgtccacgaggtcacgtaccctattccgccgcactaacagaaaaCTTTTTACCAAACAAATCgtttactcaatgtatttaaattactgccgctttttcattatttaagattttttaattctgttttttgttccttctggtcaaaagtccgaattttatgcccatagtatgtatcacttattttctcttagaaagaaatcagtaattaagatcgcactgtttgaaatttaacaaatgattatatgaaaattcgaccgttttcatacaaatttgcttacatttccgtcgatattttattgaaatcttagtagaattcaaattgtattacttctcaagcgatgatgaaaaactgaagcgataatgttaaaaaatgaatgcactacacacgttttttgtgtacgtgtcgataaacaaaagtaacagagatgtaaatttgatattacgataggtcgcacgtgctctcggaatggaaaaaTACCCGCATGACGTtctgatatctttacgattcgcgggtaaattccagtcaatcaaagtagcaactgaactatctcaaagtttgttgaggtttttcaagatgtaatttctgaatttcattaaagctacgacgtaaaaaccactcgcccgatcggtcgagtatacagcgagatccactcgtcctatccagactttaactcgccaatgcgagcgggcgagtggaattttacacccctgataaAATCTTTGATCTAAATACCCTGAATTAACAAGGCATTTAGcatataaaaaacgacatctttctctctgggtaaaaCAAGccttaatgtagatattttccattcaAAAACAGATGCGGGCAATAATTTCATGGTAGCTAGAACTTTTGTTtccaacaaaaaatacaacaaatggtTTTCAAGACTTTTACTGAAAAGAAGATTTAAACTGTATGGTGTAAGCCTGTGGATAATGGcggaataacctacggcatacgcttcgattggatgACAAGATATACTAAGATAAATGCCGTATAATTCAGTCCATGTTTCAGTTGTTCCAGATCATGTATTACATTCAGAAATTGTGGATTTAATAGCcttattaggcctaaaaaaattatCATTACAGTTACTTAATTGtaataatagaacataaacttcctaaaacggatccataattattgatatttgcagccattgcaataacaccacttctttaattttttatggggcactggtgatttttcaagggagctctgccttttaggtagcacctaatttcatattaaatatataaatttatcatTGAAGCTGAATGTTATAAATCAGaagttagtcaaaataattccacGTTCagactgttttatttttgtaacagGCAATCTTAGAGAAATAAcccaatatttcctaggatcgcgtcaaattcgTTGGACTAAATCATAAGTTACAGAATTTTAAGTGACCATTACAGTGTAGAGGTGGGGACAAGTTGGATATACACATATTCATTCCTTACAGGGGTAAATGCAATGGTTACGACTAAAATCAAAGTAACATCTAGTGAACATGTGCCCTTTAATTGCATCAATACGTCCTATCACTAGCCTTACACATTTGGCTTAGCGGGACGacttattttatgcaaaataagttggaagtggctattcctacagCCCTctcgtaagaatagtgaaatagcccgcaggtggctattcctacggctccaaagacagttttgtatgtccattttgtattgcattgtactaaattaattcaactggtatattGACAAATTCTTTACTTTTCCTTCTCACATCCAGAGAAGACCACAAAAAGGAAGTCATTTCGTATATAGGAAACGGCTCATTTATGTCTAATGGGCAATATTGTTTACATCACATAGAGTGTTTTAGTTACAGAAAGCGTTTCGTTATAGTTGAATAACAGTTTACAACTCTATCCAGTTGAATAGCTGTATTCAACTACATCCAGGCCATACCTGGAGGCGCTTTCAGTCCTGGCCCATAAAATAtaagtatgaaatatgaaataatagaaTACATAAGATAAAGATATGCGTTAATGAAAGATAGTATATAAGATACGGAAGGATATGTGACTACAAACATGTAATAtaagtatgaaatatgaaataatataatatataacatagaGATATGCTTTAactaacaaataatcaaggccttcgagtggtttatcgtctgatttaccacggttcagagttcagatgcgtaggaattgaaccacgagggcattAGCCCGAGTGGtaaaatactgaagcatctgaacgatgaaccgtggtaaattagacgataaatcacaagaaggcattgattgttttcattctgacatggtcattgatatattttaataaatattatgctgggctCCGTTTACgtgaggagtaatgtatcagacgtcatgcggcaatttgacgtcataaccgttgtttatcgcagaatatacagagcttggttttcttctttgtttaactggaaatcaaatcgagccatgttagaatgaaagATAGTACATAAGATAAATACAAGCATGTAAATTGTAATAAATGCCTTAAATTTGCtctgctttttttcttttgttcctTTTTCTTTTTGCAGAATGCATCTTTTAATACATGTCATAAATGTGCTCTgcgttttttttcgttttttttcttcgttttttctttttttgcagaaTGCATGTTTTGTATGTGAAATATAGAATATAAATACAGCTCTCTCGTATGAATTATgagtaaaatatacataaaataggACTGATACGATACAAACATGTAATAAGTGTGCtctgctttatatatatatattttgatttatttatctttttagcAGAATGCATCTTTTTATACAAAGGTTAGAACAaagcaaactgaaaaaaaaaaactcatttagCCTTAATATTAAAGTAGTCTTATTAAGTTAGTTTGTCACACATCATTTTCCCATATTTGTGTCATTTCAGGCCTGACACTTTATTtgtagcagagctaccggcgccgcaaagcaGCGCCGACAGCGTAGCATTACGGTTAAAcctgtgaaaaagaaaataaataaaactgtgtatagaattactatcgagttgaaaatttgtggtacttttttggaatcggtgttgttcgggtttcttccagtacacaatgctcatagtaattaatcagtaagacgtcagtagaaGCTTGCttggtttaatcatattttattgctctctgtttcaatattacacacaatattacatacatttttaacacacaacaaaaaacaaatgggttgggctacgtgttatttcaacatcagcatacagCCCTTCCCATTagagacgcttgctgtttacggttgacaaaagcgtttcgcttactgctttgtacgttgaataaaaatgtaaatgagtgtCTGATAATAacaatttagtgctaaatacattttctacgaagaaaaaaaagataaaatagaatctacaatattttcaatgggaaacgattttcgtcacgctgccataactgaaatttattatgtatatttatatttgtaatgatgacgtcatacttccacattggtgcagtggttacCGAGTTCGCAttgaaaaccaaaggtcgggagttcgatcctcaccagatgccatttttttttaaatttcttttttatttcagtgtttgtttttttttatgagttttgaaagcattgtaaaaaataaagacatttatgtgaaatttaacaagtgttttgttagagatgtcaggttccaatgtactgtctgtagataaaacttatttttaaaaaggttttgggaacaaaatatacaggcattgaactgtgaaaagcacataatgctcttctctCCGTTCACAtgtatttcatccacaagcttaaaaatcactgaccagagtttattactaggaaaaaactattggctatgaattatcaataaacatcaaaaaggctcctactaccattcctattctataccagtagagctaaaagattaaccataaaaatgtcatagactgtcaactgagcagttcagtaaataaaacaggagttttcgagaatttcggcaaacagtgattttctctgggtaaaattctcatcactaacttttaaagatggctagtcttttgggatttaaacaagctttgtacatgtaaatgattttcattcccaGACGTCTATcatatagcagtatttttgccttaaagttggacgcattcttccttctaaaaagaactgtaactttcttttagttcgtatatagcatatttgtagagttttcgcatgtcaagatttaatcttaatgcattctaagacattcattcagaaatcatgaattagcatcaattcttaaaattttaatagatcttaaacataaacttcttaaaacggatccatagttccagataattccagcagcactcctttaattttcaaggggcactggtgatttttcaagggagctctgccttctaggtagcacctaagttcatattaacAAATATGATTACACATCACAGCCAAGGATCTCAATAATCAATATTGTCATTTTCATTTCTCTTCTCTATTTTTTGTACGTcttaattcagtacaatgcaatacaaaaTGGGCATACAGAACTGTCTTtggagccgtaggaatagccacctgcggactatttcactattcttacgggagggccgtaggaatagcctgtgaggctattcttatgggaccgtaggaatagccacttccaaatAAGTTTGGACGTGGCGGAACAGCAACAGTCAgaagttatcatgctgtcccaAAACattctattatttggactaccctATCACAGGTGCcagacacataatcaaatattttacttaagtacCTGTGTGCCCAAAGTGTTAGGATGTGTTTCGCGTGTATATTACTACCTTTACACCGTCTTACCTGTCTTTCCAAATAGGCAGGTAATACTAGAAACTGAAAACCCAAATAACCAACACTCATTAAGAATATTGTTTTTAATGCAAATGTTTTCTTCATGTCATATGTATAACAATTCTGAATTCAAACAGTACTAGGTTAATCTCATCTAAATTACGGACCCCTAAATTACATCGAAACCGACTGAGACATGGGCGCAGCCATATTGAAGATTCTGCAGTGAATTAATATTTTGcttcatataaaaaatatttttacatcaatttacccaatgaaataagaaatatttcatcgacaaatattattcattaaaagatattctataacaaaaaaagatcagaaaaagatatttaaatttgatCAATCGCAGACACTGTTTTATTCACTTCGATTCTGTGTGGAAACGTGTACACCAAAGTTGACAGTTTGTTTTGACAGCTGTTACAGTTAtttgttgaaaatgcttatatAGATGAATGAAATCTTAActaaattaaattcaagatgaCTGATCACgattttttacatgttttgaaGCTGATAATAGTGTGTGTTATGTGGTACATTTCCAGTGCAGGGGGAAATGTAATTGGTAAATTGGTGTTGAATGAATTTCCTTATCCAATGACTATGTCAATGGTACAACTATTGTCAGCAGCTCTTTACTTGGGACCAATCTTGTCCTTACTTGGTGTACCAAAGACTGGAGAAATAAGCCGACGATACTTCTTAACCATGATCATCCCACTTGCATTTGGAAAATTTGTGTCATCAGTGTCTTCACATATTAGTATTTGGAAAGTTTCGGTCTCTTATGCTCACAcaggtatgtatttttttttaattttcaaggaTATAATTCGAATGACCAATTTACACAGTTGTGAACATAACTTATGTCATAAGGTATTTTATTTTAGACAACCGTTGACCCTgagtccaacaaatttgatgcgatcctaggaaatattgagattttttcatatgggcaatatccccgcccgcgtcaaacactcgaaagaccaaaataatggaagcaATTTCCAatgaagttttcaaaacaatagtCAATACTTTACTGTTTAagactggcttatggaaggtcggttgttctacccaggtgcctgctcgtgatgaaataatgcacggaggggcacctggggtcttcctccaccatcaaagctggaaagtcgccatatgacatataattgtgtcggtgcggcattaaaccaaacaaaaataaataataaattatattgaacatGTTGAATGTACATGAGAGTGAGCTTtacattaaatgtatatatatgagtGAGTTTAACATTAATTGTATCTGaaatatttccttattttcaGTGAAAGCTACACTGCCTTTATTTACAGTCATTCTGATGAGACTTtgctttaaagaaaaacaaacatttcctGTAAGTTCCTTTTCAATTCTTAATGCATATTTTGTGGTTCTAATAAAAATGCTACTATATAGTATATAGGAAGGTTGATCAAAAAGTAATGCCTCTGGAAGCATCACAGTATGTATGgtgaaaattaaaattgaattagCATAGGTCctgatataatttttataatgataCATTAATGAATTTTCATGTATGCAGCTTGGAAGCAGTGGCATTAATTCTTCATTAGCCATACAAGATTTTGATTAATCATCATTTGaaccatgccatgagaaaaccagtggctttgcgaccagcatgtatccagaccagcttgcgcattcGCACaatctggtcagaatccatgctgttcgctaatggtttctctgattgcaataggctttgaaagcaaacagcatggttcctgacaagactgcgtggatgcgcaggctggtctggatccatgctggtcgcaaagccactatgttgattttctcatggcacagctcaaatgatGATTAAGCaatggtttctctgattgcaataggctttgaaagcgaacagcatggttactgactgcgcaggctggtctggatccatgctggtcgcaaagccactatgttggttttctcacggcgcggctcattcGTTAAAACATTGAAGGCATAAATCCTGGATCTTGTGTAccgaagtttatttgttagaaatTAGACTTCAAAAGTTGGACATTGaaaatcaagatttttttctaaattttttttttattttagaaatatggcTGGTTGTGctaactttaaacaaatttctgttggtacatgtagataaaaaaaaaatgctaatcGAGAAACATAGATGGTGTAGCCAGACTGTATGTTTATAATggatgaaaatgattttatacataaattatttgtatgtgatgtttttatatttttgtaacaactTAAAACAGTACCAGTTTATATTGCTGTGAATGCTATAGTTATGATtatggatttttttctttaaattttcaggTTTATTTGTCACTGGTTCCCATTATCGGAGGTGTTTGTATTGCCACAGTGACAGAAATCGCTTTTGATGTTGTTGGTTTATGTAGTGCTCTTTTTGCTACACTTGGTTTTTCTCTTCAaactatattttcaaaaaaagtaagTTCCAGAAATTTTCAATTTACATTGTTGCATGTGTGTAATTCAGCAATCTTACACAATGATGTTACCTTTTTAACAGAAATGCTGCAAATCAGCATTATAttataatttcacaaaatttaaaacaaatagcaACTTCTATTAGATATAGAAAAAGATAAATCAGTTTCTTCTGAATAGATATGATAGTGTATATGATACAAAATAAATTCCTTCTAcatatttttcacataaaatttaaaTAGCATGACTATGCTTATCATGAGAGTTTCTACGTATTTTATTGACTAAAAGAATATgattgctttaaaaaaaatccttaaacACACAGAATTTCTGTTACAACTACTAACTgaagaaaatctgttttaaattacGAAAAGTTTGACATTACATTTGGAAACGTGCTGCTTTCAGACACCTACAGTGTTCTTTCTTTGACGAGAGTGACCTCCCTATGATACATTTAATTAGCTTCCTCAGAAATATCTCTGCTCATGTCAGGTTAACATTATTTCTGAGTTACTCAGACAGATTCAAGTTTTTCTAATTTATCCAAACACATTAACTCAAGATAGTGGACCGTAGTGACATCCGGCAAtttttgtttaacccttaccctgctaaatttctataatgaacttgtccatctttcaatttggacagtaccattaactgttaaaaggggtgtttaccaaaaatatactgactgaatggcgaacagtgcagatcatgatcagactgcacggatgtgcaggctgatcatgatctacactgttcgcaaaggcagaatcaatcgtgtccagcatgataagggttaattatgTGTTCCTTATTAGCCATTGCAGCATTTCCAGACAGGTATAGAAATCCATGTGCATGCAATCACGGAAGAATGCCGAAGTAGGGTACAGAGAAAACATAGTCGCACAGAAATTGCTGAATGGCGTTACTGGTCCATTACCTTAAACTtatgaattaaaatgaaatttatgctaaTAGGAAGCTAAAATTGAAAGCTTGAGTTAGACACTGGATCAGCCAAGATTTGTTTGTAATTTGAGACCTGTTTATTTTTTCAGACTTTAAAAGACACAGGGTTACACCATATGAATTTATTGTTGATATTAAGTAGATATTCCACCGTATGTTTTCTACCATTTTGGTTGATGTTTGATGTGACCAGGATTGTTCAAGACAGAGCAGTGGTAAGTACAATGAATGTTGGTTCAATTGTTTAAAAACAGAGCTCTAATTAACTATTCAAAGGGCTCAGAGATGATCAGCTGTGCATactggttgttttaattaaataaattaataacttACTTACTAAACTAATTTAGTATTAAAGATAACTGTTTTTTCCATAGCTGAACTGTATGTATTTAGGGTATGTTTACCTTAACACTGccattttacatttgtatgtttaaatattaataaataaatttttgtaaTGATAAGAATTTTAAGAACATAGTTTTACAGGGTTTTGACCATCGCCTTAGAATTCAAAAATAGATGTaaagcttaaatttgtgtaaTACTGTTACTCTACACTTGTAGGTCATTTGATTAGCATTAATtgattcttgttgtttttttagctcacatgtcacaaagtgacagtgtgagcttttgtgatcgcgcagcgtccgtcgtccgtccgtgcgtccgtgcgtccgtccgtgcgtaaacttttgcttgtgacctctctagaggtcacatttttcatgggatctttatgaaagttggtcagaatgttcatcttgatgatatctaggtcaagtttgaaactgggtcacgtgcggtcaaaaactaggtcagtaggtctaaaaatagaaaaaccttgtgacctctctagaggccatatttttcacatgatcttcatgaaaattggtcagaatgttcatcttgatgatatctaggtcaagttcgaaactgggtcacgtgccttcaaaaactaggtcagtaggtcaaataatagaaaaaccttgtgacctctctagagaccatatttttcatgggatctgtatgaaagttggtctgagtattcatcttgatgatatctaggtcaagttcgaaactgggtcagctgcgggcaaaaactaggtcattaggtctaaaaatagaaaaaccttgtgacctctgtagaggtcatacttttgaatggattttcatgaaaattggtcagaatgttcaacttgatgatatctaggtcaagtttgaaactgggtcacatgccatcaataactaggtcagtaggtcaaataataaaaaaaccttgtgacctctctagaagccatatttttcatgggatctttatgaaagttggtcagaatgttcatcttgatgatatctaggtcaagttcgaaactgggtcacgtgcggtcaaaaactaggtcagtaggtctaaaaatagaaaaaccttgtgacctctctagagtccatatttttcacatgatcttcatgaaaattggtcagaatgttcatcttgatgatatctaggtcaagttcgaaactgggtcacgtgccttcaataactaggtcagtaggtcaaataatagaaaaaccttgtgacctctctagaggccatacttttgaatggatcttcatgaaaattggtcagaatgttcatcttgatgatttgtaggtcaggttcaaaactgggtcatgtgccatcaataactatgtcagtaggtcaaataatgaaaaaaacattgtgacctctctagaggccatatttttcatgggatctgtatgaaagttggtgtgaatgttcatcttgatgatatctagatcaatttcgaaactgggtcagctgcggtcaaaaactaggtcattaggtctaaaaatagaaaaatcttttgacctctctagaggccatacttt
The sequence above is a segment of the Mercenaria mercenaria strain notata chromosome 3, MADL_Memer_1, whole genome shotgun sequence genome. Coding sequences within it:
- the LOC123524071 gene encoding solute carrier family 35 member E1 homolog — translated: MTDHDFLHVLKLIIVCVMWYISSAGGNVIGKLVLNEFPYPMTMSMVQLLSAALYLGPILSLLGVPKTGEISRRYFLTMIIPLAFGKFVSSVSSHISIWKVSVSYAHTVKATLPLFTVILMRLCFKEKQTFPVYLSLVPIIGGVCIATVTEIAFDVVGLCSALFATLGFSLQTIFSKKTLKDTGLHHMNLLLILSRYSTVCFLPFWLMFDVTRIVQDRAVLEHDNKLFAVGLILLDGVFNMLQNLFAFTVLAMVNPLSYAVANATKRVVIIGASLALLHNPVTAMNVVGMLIAVFGVLLYNWAKYYQRLAAERERVLPYIHSDSDLTNFVHKHETLVHSVTEMNLQKNGFVHDNFLFENVNNNYHTPKRNQVNKLEKGPNSDAPD